One genomic region from Tenuifilum sp. 4138str encodes:
- the rplU gene encoding 50S ribosomal protein L21, protein MYAIVDIAGQQFKVEKDQKIYVNLLEGEAGTEVKFNKVLLVDNDGKVAVGTPELKNASVTAKILGHVKGDKVIVFKKKRRKGYRVKNGHRQNYTQIQIAEIVA, encoded by the coding sequence ATGTACGCTATTGTAGATATTGCAGGACAGCAATTTAAAGTAGAAAAAGACCAAAAGATCTACGTGAACCTGCTTGAGGGAGAGGCAGGGACAGAGGTTAAGTTCAACAAGGTGCTGCTTGTTGACAACGATGGTAAAGTAGCCGTGGGAACTCCTGAACTAAAAAACGCTTCGGTTACTGCTAAAATCCTTGGCCATGTAAAAGGCGACAAGGTTATTGTATTCAAGAAGAAACGTCGTAAAGGGTATAGGGTGAAAAATGGACACCGCCAAAACTATACTCAGATTCAGATTGCAGAAATAGTAGCATAA
- a CDS encoding polyketide cyclase has translation MTTYESKIVAISKRAEDVFRVLSDFRNFSPMAKDKLEEWQATEDSCSFKYKGMGPFGIKIIEREEFKTIKFTGDEKSPMEFFMWIQFKEVAPYDTRMKITVKAELNMMMRMMVGNKLKEGIDALADGIAAAFNAV, from the coding sequence ATGACAACCTACGAGAGTAAGATTGTGGCAATTAGTAAAAGAGCCGAGGATGTTTTTAGAGTGCTTTCCGATTTTCGCAACTTTTCGCCAATGGCAAAGGACAAACTTGAGGAGTGGCAAGCTACTGAGGATAGCTGTAGTTTCAAGTACAAAGGTATGGGACCTTTTGGCATCAAAATCATTGAGCGCGAAGAGTTTAAAACTATAAAATTTACTGGTGATGAAAAATCACCCATGGAATTTTTCATGTGGATTCAGTTCAAGGAGGTTGCACCATACGATACCCGTATGAAAATCACTGTTAAGGCAGAGCTTAACATGATGATGCGCATGATGGTTGGTAATAAGCTTAAGGAAGGAATCGATGCCCTTGCCGATGGCATTGCTGCCGCTTTTAATGCGGTATAG
- a CDS encoding lysophospholipid acyltransferase family protein, with product MKGAKHILMLIVSIFLWLFVAITAFLLFLIDFVVWLLTFWWDRRLKLLHKYSSVWAMFYIWINPGWRIKVSGLEKIDKSKSYVIVCNHQSAFDIVLLYRLFTHFKWVAKKELAKVPVIGWNLILNNSILIDRASAVSTKKMISNGLKHLKGGSSVLVFPEGTRTKDGQVKRFKEGAFLLAKQANSPILPVVIEGSKDIFPKPGIVKLRQDLTLKVLDPVEVEEVLSTSVPDLTKRLNQLIMEEHKKLAPEKYMNSDNKQVK from the coding sequence ATGAAAGGAGCCAAACATATTCTGATGCTAATTGTATCCATTTTTTTATGGTTATTTGTGGCCATTACGGCTTTCCTACTCTTTCTAATTGATTTTGTTGTATGGCTCTTAACCTTCTGGTGGGATAGGCGTTTAAAACTACTACACAAATACTCGTCGGTTTGGGCGATGTTTTACATTTGGATTAACCCGGGATGGAGAATCAAAGTTTCAGGGTTGGAAAAAATTGACAAAAGCAAATCCTATGTCATTGTTTGCAACCACCAAAGCGCCTTCGATATTGTGCTGCTTTACAGACTTTTTACCCATTTCAAGTGGGTGGCCAAAAAGGAGTTGGCCAAGGTTCCAGTTATTGGATGGAACCTTATTCTTAACAATAGCATACTAATTGACAGAGCTAGTGCAGTGAGCACTAAAAAGATGATTTCTAATGGGCTAAAACACCTAAAAGGAGGGAGTTCCGTACTAGTATTTCCTGAAGGTACAAGAACAAAGGATGGTCAGGTTAAGCGATTCAAGGAAGGAGCATTTCTGTTGGCTAAGCAAGCAAACTCGCCCATTCTACCTGTGGTTATTGAAGGTTCAAAGGATATTTTCCCAAAACCAGGAATTGTTAAGCTACGCCAGGACTTAACATTAAAGGTTCTTGACCCAGTTGAAGTTGAAGAGGTTTTATCAACTTCAGTACCTGATTTGACAAAGCGCCTGAACCAGTTAATTATGGAAGAGCATAAAAAGTTAGCCCCCGAAAAGTACATGAATTCCGATAACAAACAAGTTAAATGA
- the serS gene encoding serine--tRNA ligase, whose amino-acid sequence MLTLKYIRENTEEVIRRLAVKHFDGSVIIAKIIELDDKRKAIQLQLDNNLAEQNRIAKEIGKLFSEGKSAEANAAKAKSAELKELSKNLSQELKEVEEEQTKLLLQVPNLPHESVPQGVSASDNVVVRSGGSVPKLHEEALPHWDLASKYNIIDFELGVKITGSGFPVYRGKGAKLQRALINFFLDYNTAAGYEEVEPPHMVNEDSAYATGQLPDKDGQMYHVTADGFYMIPTAEVPVTNIYRDVILHAAILPIKLTAYTPCFRREAGSYGKDVRGLNRLHQFDKVEIVQIQHPDRSYETLEEMVNHVEGLLMKLELPYRIVKLCGGDMSFTSALTYDFEVFSAAQHKWLEVSSVSNFESFQANRMMLRFKEEGDKKAQLAHTLNGSSLALPRIVAALLENNQTPHGIKIPKALQPYCGFDKIDL is encoded by the coding sequence ATGCTTACCCTAAAGTATATCAGAGAGAATACCGAGGAAGTTATCCGTAGGTTAGCAGTAAAGCATTTTGATGGTTCTGTAATTATTGCCAAAATTATAGAACTTGACGACAAGCGTAAGGCTATTCAGCTTCAGCTTGACAATAACCTTGCTGAGCAAAACCGGATTGCAAAGGAAATTGGAAAACTATTTTCCGAGGGGAAGTCAGCTGAGGCAAACGCAGCCAAGGCAAAATCGGCTGAGCTTAAGGAACTGTCCAAAAACCTCTCGCAGGAACTTAAAGAGGTTGAGGAAGAGCAAACTAAACTTCTGCTCCAGGTGCCTAACCTGCCCCATGAATCAGTTCCGCAGGGTGTAAGCGCAAGCGACAACGTTGTGGTTCGATCTGGAGGGAGTGTACCAAAACTACACGAGGAGGCCTTGCCACACTGGGACCTGGCTTCAAAGTACAATATCATCGATTTTGAACTTGGCGTCAAAATAACCGGTAGTGGGTTCCCGGTATATAGAGGTAAGGGTGCAAAGCTCCAAAGAGCCTTGATTAACTTTTTCCTTGACTACAACACTGCAGCCGGATACGAGGAGGTAGAACCACCGCACATGGTGAACGAGGACTCTGCTTACGCAACCGGCCAGCTACCCGATAAGGATGGACAAATGTACCATGTAACCGCTGACGGATTTTACATGATACCTACTGCGGAGGTTCCAGTAACAAACATTTACCGCGATGTAATTTTACATGCAGCTATACTCCCCATTAAGCTAACCGCTTACACTCCATGCTTCCGCCGCGAGGCAGGTTCGTACGGAAAGGATGTTCGTGGTTTAAACAGGTTACACCAGTTCGATAAGGTAGAGATTGTTCAGATACAGCACCCCGACCGTTCATATGAAACCCTTGAAGAAATGGTTAACCACGTTGAGGGGTTACTTATGAAACTGGAACTCCCCTACCGAATTGTTAAGCTTTGCGGTGGCGATATGAGTTTCACTTCGGCGTTAACCTATGACTTTGAGGTTTTTTCAGCAGCCCAGCACAAGTGGCTTGAGGTTAGCTCAGTATCGAACTTTGAATCGTTTCAGGCAAATCGCATGATGCTTCGCTTTAAGGAGGAGGGCGACAAGAAAGCACAGCTGGCTCATACCCTTAACGGAAGTTCGCTTGCATTGCCCCGTATTGTGGCAGCGCTACTTGAGAACAATCAAACCCCACATGGTATTAAAATTCCCAAAGCTCTTCAACCCTACTGCGGATTTGACAAGATTGATTTGTAG
- a CDS encoding biotin--[acetyl-CoA-carboxylase] ligase has product MSVVFQVEWHKRVSSTNDVCQQYATKGADEGIVVAAEFQEQGRGQRGNAWESQEGQNLTFSVLLRPNFLPVAEQFYLSKAISLAVSDWLVAYVTNKPVKIKWPNDIYIGDSKVCGILIENSFSSQYLESTVVGVGINLNQLSFPDDLPNPTSLLLETGSRVDPRNALAEMVSCIDGRYQQLTEGYRENIDNDYFNAIYRKNQLCKYYSNGEEFYATIIGIQPTGELVLRTAEGAIRTFAFKEVTFII; this is encoded by the coding sequence GTGTCAGTAGTTTTTCAAGTTGAATGGCATAAACGCGTTTCTTCCACAAACGATGTTTGTCAACAGTATGCTACAAAAGGTGCAGATGAAGGAATAGTTGTAGCGGCTGAATTTCAGGAGCAAGGGCGAGGACAGCGAGGTAACGCATGGGAAAGCCAAGAGGGGCAAAACCTCACCTTTAGCGTTTTACTTCGCCCAAATTTCCTACCCGTTGCTGAACAATTCTACCTTTCAAAAGCAATATCGCTTGCAGTTTCCGATTGGCTTGTAGCCTATGTGACAAACAAACCAGTAAAAATTAAATGGCCAAACGATATATATATAGGTGATAGTAAAGTTTGCGGAATACTCATTGAGAATAGCTTTAGTAGTCAGTACCTGGAAAGTACAGTTGTTGGAGTGGGTATAAACTTAAACCAGCTTTCTTTCCCCGACGATTTGCCAAATCCAACATCTTTACTACTTGAAACCGGAAGCAGGGTTGATCCCCGTAATGCATTAGCTGAAATGGTTAGCTGCATTGATGGACGGTACCAACAGCTTACTGAAGGCTACAGAGAAAACATCGATAATGACTACTTTAATGCCATTTACAGAAAAAATCAGCTTTGCAAGTATTACTCCAATGGCGAGGAGTTTTATGCTACAATAATAGGCATTCAGCCCACTGGGGAGTTAGTCCTAAGGACTGCGGAAGGTGCAATTAGGACATTTGCATTTAAGGAAGTAACCTTTATAATATAG
- a CDS encoding sodium/proline symporter has protein sequence MSASIQLALVTIGYLLFIIGWGIYQGRKVKNNADYSIAGRNLPGWVAALSERATGESSWALLGLPGAAYAMGIAELWTAIGCVVGIITAWWLLAWRLRDEAEKYSATTFSDYLAARHGEVAKWIRLVSSSTIVFFFFLYVGAQFLGGGKTLDTMFGIKPQWGMLITALIIIPYTIYGGFQSVVYTDVVQALVMIFTLAVGPIVGFFYLANHPEVYSSSITIALESASPTHASLFNGLKGAAAGMFLVGGFSWFFGYLGGMPQLTMRFMAIKDARQAKLARNIGITWTVVAYIGAMLLGMIGLAIFGPNALTDREYVMPATIMKIFPPALAALLITGSIAAMISTADSLLVLSSTELSENIVKPFRRINDERIVLRQSRIITALLALIALAIAYASPQKVIFTLVSYVWAGIGCTFSVVILLTLFWKPFHGRAALTAIILGLVFTIVWISSGMDKVVTAKLVNFFFTLIVAVLSTYLIPSKK, from the coding sequence ATGTCAGCCAGCATTCAACTTGCACTTGTAACCATTGGTTACTTACTTTTTATCATTGGGTGGGGGATTTACCAAGGACGAAAGGTTAAGAATAATGCCGATTACTCCATTGCCGGCCGAAACCTACCGGGTTGGGTTGCTGCCCTTTCCGAAAGGGCAACTGGCGAATCGTCGTGGGCGCTGTTGGGACTACCAGGTGCTGCCTACGCAATGGGAATAGCTGAGTTGTGGACTGCAATTGGCTGTGTTGTAGGTATTATCACTGCTTGGTGGCTTTTGGCTTGGCGTCTGCGCGATGAAGCCGAAAAGTATTCGGCTACCACTTTTTCCGATTATCTTGCTGCACGTCATGGTGAGGTTGCCAAATGGATACGGCTGGTGAGTAGCTCAACCATTGTTTTCTTTTTCTTCCTTTATGTAGGCGCTCAATTCCTGGGAGGCGGTAAAACCTTAGATACCATGTTTGGCATTAAGCCTCAATGGGGAATGCTTATTACCGCACTAATCATTATCCCTTATACCATTTACGGAGGATTTCAGAGCGTTGTATATACCGACGTGGTTCAAGCTTTAGTAATGATTTTCACCTTAGCGGTTGGCCCAATTGTCGGGTTTTTCTACCTGGCAAACCATCCTGAGGTATACTCAAGCTCCATTACCATTGCTCTGGAGAGCGCGAGTCCAACCCATGCATCTTTATTCAATGGTTTAAAGGGAGCAGCCGCAGGTATGTTTCTTGTGGGTGGCTTTAGCTGGTTCTTTGGTTACCTAGGTGGAATGCCCCAGCTAACCATGAGGTTCATGGCCATTAAGGACGCCAGGCAGGCTAAGCTTGCGCGTAATATTGGCATTACCTGGACAGTTGTTGCCTACATTGGTGCAATGCTGCTCGGAATGATTGGTTTAGCCATTTTTGGCCCCAACGCCCTTACTGACAGGGAGTATGTGATGCCTGCTACAATCATGAAAATATTCCCTCCGGCACTTGCAGCCTTACTTATTACCGGGTCCATTGCCGCAATGATTTCTACGGCCGATTCACTGCTTGTGCTTTCATCAACTGAGCTAAGCGAGAATATTGTTAAACCGTTCAGGCGCATTAATGACGAAAGGATTGTTTTACGCCAATCACGAATTATTACCGCTTTGCTTGCTTTAATAGCTTTGGCAATAGCCTATGCATCGCCCCAGAAAGTGATATTTACCCTGGTAAGCTACGTGTGGGCGGGTATTGGTTGTACCTTTTCTGTAGTAATACTTCTTACCCTTTTCTGGAAACCCTTTCATGGGAGGGCAGCACTAACGGCAATAATTTTGGGCTTAGTTTTTACTATTGTATGGATTAGTTCTGGAATGGATAAGGTGGTTACGGCTAAGCTTGTTAATTTCTTCTTTACATTGATAGTGGCTGTTTTATCAACCTATTTAATTCCATCAAAGAAATAA
- the rpmA gene encoding 50S ribosomal protein L27, translating to MAHKKGVGSSRNGRESHSKRLGVKLFGGQVAKAGNIIVRQRGTRHYPGMNVGMGKDHTLYALIDGVVTFRKKADDKSYVSVLPKES from the coding sequence ATGGCACACAAAAAAGGAGTTGGTAGTTCCCGGAACGGACGCGAATCGCATAGCAAACGCTTAGGCGTTAAGCTTTTTGGTGGTCAGGTTGCCAAAGCTGGTAACATTATTGTACGCCAGAGAGGAACTAGGCACTATCCCGGTATGAATGTTGGCATGGGCAAGGATCACACCCTTTACGCCTTAATTGACGGTGTGGTAACTTTCCGCAAAAAAGCCGACGACAAATCGTACGTATCAGTTTTGCCAAAAGAATCGTAG
- a CDS encoding aminoacyl-histidine dipeptidase, with the protein MNKEIFKLEPQRVWKHFHSLTQIPRPSKSEKAVIDFVVKFGKDLGLETIIDEVGNVIIRKPATPGMEDRKGVILQGHLDMVPQKNNDKVHDFEKDPIEAYVDGEWVTANGTTLGADNGIGVAAAMAVLEATDLVHGPVEALFTIDEETGMTGAFGLKPGLLKGDILINMDSEDEGELYVGCAGGLDANIEFNTKLESVPQGTTAYKLAITGLKGGHSGMDINLGRGNSIKLLFRFLYNAEKEFGVRIASIDGGSLRNAIPREAFAVVVVSADKATAFEKAVKEYESIYKSEFALSEPSLSFTSEKTGNPSTVIDSQKQTKVIRAFFGCPNGVVRMSDSIPGLVETSNNLARVYTDGEKVKGQCLLRSSVDSSKDALAQKMAAIFELAGANINFTGGYPGWKPNPNSAILKVMQDVYNKKFGKVPEIKAIHAGLECGLLGGVYPNWDMISFGPTIRHPHSPDEKVNIATVQKFWDFLVETLKNIPKK; encoded by the coding sequence ATGAATAAAGAAATCTTCAAACTTGAACCACAGCGTGTTTGGAAACATTTCCATAGCTTAACGCAAATTCCTCGCCCATCAAAAAGCGAGAAGGCTGTAATTGATTTTGTAGTAAAATTTGGGAAAGATCTTGGGCTCGAAACCATTATTGATGAAGTAGGGAACGTTATCATCCGCAAGCCGGCTACTCCGGGCATGGAGGATCGTAAAGGTGTTATTCTTCAGGGCCACCTCGATATGGTACCCCAAAAGAATAACGATAAAGTTCACGATTTTGAAAAGGACCCAATTGAAGCTTATGTTGATGGGGAATGGGTAACAGCCAATGGCACAACTCTTGGAGCCGACAACGGTATAGGTGTGGCGGCTGCTATGGCTGTGCTGGAAGCAACTGACTTAGTACATGGCCCTGTTGAAGCACTTTTCACCATTGACGAGGAGACTGGAATGACCGGGGCTTTTGGGTTAAAACCCGGCCTGCTTAAGGGTGATATCCTTATCAACATGGACTCCGAGGACGAAGGTGAACTCTACGTGGGTTGTGCTGGTGGACTGGATGCCAACATTGAGTTTAATACCAAACTTGAGTCTGTACCCCAAGGTACCACTGCCTATAAGCTTGCCATTACAGGACTAAAGGGAGGACACTCCGGTATGGATATTAACCTTGGTCGTGGTAACTCCATTAAACTCCTTTTCCGCTTCCTTTACAATGCCGAGAAGGAATTCGGAGTACGCATTGCTTCAATCGATGGCGGGAGCTTGCGTAATGCTATTCCACGCGAAGCCTTTGCCGTTGTTGTTGTTTCTGCTGATAAAGCTACTGCATTTGAAAAAGCCGTTAAAGAGTATGAAAGTATTTATAAATCAGAGTTTGCTTTAAGTGAACCATCGCTTTCGTTCACCTCGGAAAAAACAGGAAATCCTTCAACAGTTATTGACAGCCAAAAACAAACAAAGGTTATCAGAGCCTTTTTTGGCTGCCCTAACGGCGTTGTTCGAATGAGTGACTCAATCCCAGGTTTGGTTGAAACCTCCAACAACCTTGCACGCGTTTACACCGATGGCGAAAAAGTAAAAGGCCAGTGCTTGCTGCGCAGCTCAGTTGATTCCTCAAAGGATGCATTAGCTCAAAAAATGGCTGCCATTTTTGAACTCGCAGGTGCTAACATTAATTTTACCGGGGGCTACCCTGGGTGGAAACCTAATCCAAATTCAGCCATACTCAAGGTAATGCAGGATGTTTACAATAAAAAATTTGGCAAAGTGCCGGAAATTAAGGCAATTCATGCAGGGTTAGAATGCGGCTTGCTAGGTGGTGTTTACCCTAACTGGGATATGATTTCATTTGGACCAACCATCCGTCACCCCCATTCACCCGATGAGAAGGTAAACATTGCAACCGTTCAAAAGTTTTGGGACTTTTTGGTTGAAACACTCAAGAATATCCCCAAAAAATAA
- a CDS encoding lipoate--protein ligase family protein codes for MRIILQPTHDPYFNIATEEYLLKHSSDDYIILYRNTPSVIVGKHQNTMAELNHTFINSSKIPVIRRLSGGGTVFHDLGNVNFCFIVNGREGNLVDFKRFTTPIIEFLKELGLNAYRGEKNDIRIGNYKVSGNAEHVYKNRVMHHGTLLYSTNMLWLEQAIKSNEDSYTDRAIRSNRSQTINIAELLPYPVAIETFEIALSEFLTKYHSATPLQLDDSAKRTISTLATTKYTDWNWNYGYNASYDFKVNIDSDILVLRVTNGIIESVEIQQSSISWVSNLAKFLEGKRHDYAYLKNELGKTEHPEKIQEIIEKLF; via the coding sequence ATGAGAATAATACTTCAGCCTACACACGACCCATACTTTAACATTGCTACAGAGGAATACCTCTTAAAGCATAGTAGTGACGATTATATTATTCTTTACCGTAATACCCCCTCGGTTATTGTTGGTAAACACCAGAACACTATGGCAGAACTGAACCATACCTTTATTAACAGTAGCAAAATTCCCGTAATTCGGAGGTTATCGGGAGGCGGAACCGTGTTTCACGATTTAGGTAATGTCAACTTCTGCTTCATAGTAAACGGCCGAGAGGGTAATTTGGTTGATTTTAAACGCTTTACAACGCCAATTATTGAATTCCTGAAAGAGCTTGGATTAAATGCCTACCGCGGCGAAAAGAATGATATTAGGATTGGCAACTATAAGGTTTCGGGCAATGCAGAACATGTGTATAAAAACAGGGTAATGCACCATGGAACCCTCCTGTATAGTACCAACATGCTTTGGTTAGAGCAAGCCATAAAGTCCAATGAGGATAGCTATACCGACAGGGCAATACGATCGAACCGAAGCCAAACAATAAACATAGCAGAGCTTCTTCCCTACCCTGTGGCTATTGAAACTTTTGAAATAGCCCTATCAGAATTTCTTACTAAGTACCACTCTGCCACTCCCTTACAACTGGATGACAGCGCAAAAAGAACTATTAGCACACTTGCCACCACAAAGTATACCGATTGGAACTGGAACTACGGCTACAATGCAAGCTATGACTTCAAGGTAAATATCGACTCAGATATTCTTGTTCTTAGGGTAACAAATGGAATTATTGAGAGTGTTGAAATACAACAAAGTAGCATTAGTTGGGTAAGTAATCTGGCAAAATTCCTGGAGGGGAAACGACACGATTATGCTTACCTTAAAAATGAATTAGGTAAGACTGAGCACCCTGAAAAGATTCAAGAAATAATTGAGAAACTGTTTTAG
- a CDS encoding fatty acid desaturase: protein MQNWVEVISRYNYPDHLKSWWQVINSVLPYFALWVAMYHSLKVSYWLTLALSLIAAGFLVRIFIIFHDCGHGSFFRTERLNRLVGIPLGLMVFTPYHRWHRDHFIHHSTIGNLDKRGIGDVETLTVKEYLELTKWGKLKYRIYRHPLFLFAIAPILLFLIQYRIPKSYMNFKQQMYIHLSNIAIVGTIVLLMWWIGWREFILIQLPIIYFASIAGVWLFYVQHQFERVVWKRSHEWDYQSVALEGSSFLKLPKVLQWFSGNIGYHHIHHLSPRIPNYKLQKCHDENEMFSHIKPLSFREILRSFRLRLWDEDRKKLITFDELQVE, encoded by the coding sequence ATGCAAAACTGGGTTGAAGTTATTTCAAGGTACAACTATCCCGACCATCTAAAAAGCTGGTGGCAGGTAATAAATTCCGTTCTGCCCTATTTTGCTCTTTGGGTGGCTATGTACCATAGTTTGAAAGTATCATACTGGTTGACCCTAGCACTTTCCCTCATTGCAGCAGGCTTTCTTGTTCGAATTTTCATCATTTTTCACGATTGTGGGCACGGTTCCTTTTTTAGAACTGAAAGGTTAAATCGATTAGTGGGAATACCCCTTGGGTTAATGGTATTTACTCCTTACCATCGCTGGCATCGCGATCACTTCATTCATCACTCTACCATTGGCAACCTCGATAAGCGTGGTATTGGCGATGTTGAAACCCTAACGGTTAAGGAGTACCTTGAACTAACAAAGTGGGGTAAATTAAAGTACAGAATTTATAGGCATCCGCTTTTCCTTTTTGCAATTGCCCCAATTCTTCTATTTCTTATTCAGTACAGAATACCAAAGTCGTACATGAACTTTAAGCAACAGATGTATATTCATCTTTCCAATATCGCTATCGTTGGTACAATTGTATTACTGATGTGGTGGATAGGTTGGCGTGAATTTATTTTGATACAGCTACCCATAATCTATTTTGCATCAATTGCAGGTGTTTGGCTTTTTTACGTTCAACATCAATTTGAAAGGGTAGTATGGAAGCGCTCCCATGAATGGGACTATCAATCGGTTGCTCTAGAGGGAAGTTCATTCCTTAAGCTCCCTAAGGTTTTACAATGGTTTAGCGGTAACATTGGGTATCATCATATTCATCACCTAAGCCCAAGGATTCCTAACTATAAGCTTCAGAAATGCCACGATGAGAACGAGATGTTTTCACATATTAAGCCACTCTCATTTAGGGAGATATTAAGATCTTTCAGGTTGAGGTTATGGGATGAGGACAGGAAAAAACTTATTACGTTTGACGAACTTCAAGTTGAGTAG